A single region of the Hylaeus volcanicus isolate JK05 chromosome 5, UHH_iyHylVolc1.0_haploid, whole genome shotgun sequence genome encodes:
- the LOC128876087 gene encoding uncharacterized protein LOC128876087 isoform X1, with amino-acid sequence MSESPKMGLFGSKDETNETKTEAKDDSPDRYAPYCIDSDSETYDTEALSIMDINDIIGVQSEPVSDSTLESEIAALSQIITESKTDGSQNVTENKFERKGEDTCKEQGGNDIKKPVTNEHSNCAEGTISVGDMEQLSKGNSQFSNKDTLTGSGELSNEGKDIDTKDNCETIMLTDSAIIMDVKDAENVRVISETDVGFSRSTSDCTSEILKVTKEEVPVNKSDRDQQCSNNVNVNIVNNEVKHVKSDNGIRGSLQLIGEAYSSEDSQDTNDGEPNEVDSTVTSNEEKEGTNDSRKSSDNVDNIAKMCDSVSLSKPCTNENIPETIKSEADNMEVDASNSSIECKHAEDPSSNVEKTENIISTECEVDSSKNVILEVEKEEINADPAETDKKKAEVLQGEKSKMELEENETMECSEIEVNEKNVEPVDDTCALKDKKCETEIVRESTVVEKHETGMVEETMKTEIVENDTEIEKHKIEIVEGNTEMEKHETEIAIGNTETKVCETEIAEVNAESKKHETEIVKGNTETETIEESTEIEIIKENTGTEVIEEVTNMEKHETDNVKENKETEKHETIIVEENTGMEVVEEDIEIKIVEKDTEIETVKENAEMEILKENTESEIHEKEIVEGNTETDIVESNTETKTVEENTEAEINETKIVEENTEAEINETKIVEENTEAEINKTKIVEENTEIENAEGKAETEIVERKSEAEILEGNTEIKNAEEKAEIKIVEGNTKVDKHEETIEFMDTQDESSDSKISIPEENIKSQEDEEHMHNLDVQNNLNNNNTLNTESNDVVNTNNDMELTQKENEIETESGQTEDEPRISECQQLDSQHTKDNLEVLEPSQEREEMNVEKLEITEVQEDSLKPLTDQLNSETKNESPATFVENPTLDSQSTSKLSLKTETLVNDSINVENSEISMDVQTEDSKSQNVVSSEAEKTEPSDNELPEAMETSVTEDKPEDELKTCTSVFSDTTLKHDEPMEVQSNLDLVPPVIESVAISNTTIPIDTSTVKNDSEDIMSSPKEDSDRLKFEMEVINTESSKIDECIPEEQIKELKEVQDTTVEEIETEEITNKVDIIEQHIESKDTEIPNKQDTNLNLPEESKVDIQTVPDTEDTASKILVEYDQLTETETSKSEKHEDRPDEEDSEQLVEDNIKPVVQEEADVIMEETKESVVNEDQIPDLKSVIEDSFMSQSDCKKILVQQENVEEEDTEEELNLTLEPDETDMQLEIDQNNLVEKSEKEDVVDSIELTCKEDAPPSAVEIDDVNVDSLNVEKLDVLDENADKTINLDNTGDSMTIEDINKNQELPNNKQQLDDSDSDGNTLKNILETSSNVEEMFTGEQSQNTEDIVKSILDDDIRSATDFKNILTTEASVANEIEQVFQQSADLPLVEAEIEELSEKLPHDSEDILNKDMEDTISTQNMDSLEGLLGLDLMHEGVDSTLKTVESEEQTQEETTSPKDVDMSLLLEQSNDAPDVVQASDYITDVISSCLTDSNTLSLEDNIEKADIADAMNDKIEEPGKELDTDTGLPENELDIDFEETPLESVGDLEETEAKLDLAPDLLLSDVVEQSENLNDGSVCVETSQPSSEISELESAVKFLQESEEQAIDSPLVLSPKLVDSVVNDIAKQTDTSSLFVPEELCEDPSELVVELESIATDSISISEAEIISEAAKLESERKLAEQVKLDSMEKLETDDDKLTTDEEKIKISETEVKFDEDSARNVETLHFGNNKVPDIIPMLSQNILKASETIPKISILEERLKEPPKIEIPIADMTKVSMSPTTSKDSLLISKDAKLIAYQKMLESPKMSERLEPKITETPRKDSEKHDFENVGSPRIILKIAKSAITDCGEPRSPKSPKIRSAANSPNPEDSPGQKLGKIKLKLSKGGHPSIISNENIEDAGQWYSEGSLSPIGMKIKLSKSGDVSIVSSEKHETDDSKEPKHKFEEAKRTESPIGMKIKLSKSGDASIVQQDAKDTQSKHKEKLDMVQGSPKRTESPIGMKIKLSKTGDASIIQPERHDAQEEYREMQLRPKDASYDSPKRTDSPIGMKIKLSKTGDASIVSPDMPDEGKESSKAKEKMDNPSPEIPKRTDSPIGMKIKLAMTKGGASIIPMENVEDTKEKLEIPDVPKRTESPLGMRFKLSKSGDASIVHSEVSDENKDTKQKEKPEGKDKVDTHQDTLKTSETPSVMKIKVIKSGETSMVTHEPSKESEGVHESSIGMKIKLSKFGDPSIVPSEKQEQLEESRLHQEAAKRTESPIGMKIKLSKTGDASIIQSEVSEDINKMMRADAEHSKAADAALGMKIKLLKTGDASIVDTEKKERQQKRRDIESPLEMKIKLSKTGHPTIVACDNHGEPAHRMKEASEQSHGFSHRYKESVQAAHKEPAMKILKTSHPSILQSNRSELTIEPVQMSGKKAEGALEISPKRKDVTIAPIEAKKSKLEAQLTQILPEVTIQPVATRDQKQFVFDTKTSAISLQQMNVISQEISITQVRPLKPSETSMSEKLKDILAKNTTGSPMNSDCEIIEHRPELIIVNENSNSSQDVVIIEEVPPTRMPEVKVPKKRGRPRRNPLAQTTVHPPPHLTLPRDPLSLEDPHQMQQPQIPRFESRENERPRRTCRSQKSYAPPKRGRGRGRGKRKLDSVDLQMIKKPRMDQDLTAIEASTTAVITIDDPPMQQQPFGKSPELYKVLKQPAMDAKVKTSRVEKKGVGRKSDERKNANAAKSTLPDSTTMQLETGKVSEMHMQGIRVPEVSKEGRLETSEMMPRPMTNDSKDNVKDKKLSEPSPEKAGKTALKSVGEERSDKTTENVKTENKETLVPPEHLNWLTPTSKRPVENVSTVQVIDEETRMSAESGSRSQTPARNISAPASETIVNEESQGSVLSTATTESEKVKVKNRRMEINFDPDEGPFTVDKIAEYEWPLDRKGETIMIQEQISQYLGVKSFKRKYPDLKRRVVDMEERNYLRENGLVSEAMCDMGLTAICSSEVLDVMCSDFPDQYEEYRKHMREKQVKEHSKKQKELTAAANAEKNRIDLAEMAVQSALSWNISLNKARRENRKCSLDLQTFTVHVPKKQQKVETERKVGHYPVALIPGQYTDYYREYTPAELRYYPLNTVLYGPMRPNERKFDSQSEGSQSDSDSDSSSDDSSSSSSEGTQDTEGSQSTMDEVDMEIVKEEVKLKCKMCLKALNKHSKNELLIQCGTCHGHVHPSCIDLTLDMVPHIQSYAWQCTDCKTCAQCHDPADEDKMLFCDMCDRGYHIYCVGLRRVPQGRWHCQECAVCANCSSREPGGMNSDRNSVAQWQHEYKKGDKNTRVYVSTLCVPCSKLWRKGRYCPHCSRCHTAPRLDLEANLVHCSACDKYLHLGCVETKGMLLDRKNYLCDFCAPNRQQVVKPLVSKTLRT; translated from the exons TCCTAAGATGGGCCTGTTTGGCTCCAAAGACGAgacaaacgaaacaaaaacagAAGCCAAGGACGATTCACCTGACCGTTACGCCCCTTATTGTATCGACAGCGATTCGGAAACGTACGACACAGAAGCATTGAGCATCATGGATATCAATGATATTATAGGCGTTCAGTCGGAACCAGTTAGCGATTCCACCTTGGAGAGCGAAATCGCAGCTCTTTCTCAAATCATCACCGAATCAAAAACAGACGGAAGCCAGAATGTAACTGAAAACAAGTTTGAAAGAAAAGGGGAAGATACGTGCAAGGAACAAGGTGgtaacgatattaaaaaacCTGTTACGAACGAACATTCGAACTGTGCTGAAGGAACAATTAGTGTTGGTGACATGGAACAGTTAAGTAAAGGAAATTCGCAGTTTAGTAACAAAGATACTTTAACCGGGAGTGGAGAATTAAGCAACGAAGGAAAAGACATTGATACAAAAGACAATTGTGAAACTATTATGTTAACAGACTCTGCGATTATTATGGATGTTAAAGATGCTGAAAATGTTAGGGTTATAAGTGAAACAGACGTTGGGTTTAGTCGATCTACCAGTGATTGTACTTCtgaaattctgaaagttacaAAGGAAGAAGTACCTGTAAATAAATCAGACAGAGATCAACAATGCAGTAATAATGTCAATGTAAACATAGTAAACAATGAAGTAAAACATGTAAAAAGTGATAATGGTATTCGTGGAAGTTTACAGCTGATTGGTGAAGCATATAGTTCAGAGGACTCTCAAGACACAAATGATGGCGAGCCAAATGAAGTAGATTCAACTGTTACTTCTAATGAGGAGAAAGAGGGAACAAATGATTCTAGGAAATCATCCGATAATGTAGATAACATTGCAAAAATGTGTGATAGTGTAAGTTTAAGTAAGCCATgtacaaacgaaaatattcctgAAACTATAAAGAGTGAAGCAGATAATATGGAAGTTGATGCATCTAATTCTTCTATAGAGTGTAAACATGCAGAGGATCCATCTAGCAATGtagaaaaaacagaaaacattatttctaCAGAATGTGAAGTAGATAGctccaaaaatgttattttagaagttgaaaaagaagaaattaatgcaGATCCAGCTGAaacagacaaaaaaaaagcggAAGTATTACAAggagaaaaaagtaaaatggaattagaagaaaacgaaacaatgGAATGCTCTGAAATAgaagtaaatgaaaagaatgtaGAACCTGTAGATGATACGTGTGCtctaaaagataaaaaatgtgaaacagAAATTGTACGAGAAAGCACAGTAGTTGAAAAACATGAAACAGGAATGGTAGAAGAAACcatgaaaacagaaattgtagaaaatgaTACAGAAATAGagaaacataaaatagaaattgtagaAGGAAACacagaaatggaaaaacatGAAACAGAGATTGCGATAGGGAATACAGAAACAAAAGTATGTGAAACAGAAATTGCAGAAGTTAATGCAGAAAgcaaaaaacatgaaacaGAAATTGTAAAAGGAAACACAGAAACAGAAACCATAGAAGAGAGcacagaaatagaaattataaaagaaaacacagGTACAGAAGTCATAGAAGAAGTTACAAATATGGAGAAACATGAAACAgataatgtaaaagaaaacaaggaaACTGAAAAACATGAGACAATAATTGTTGAAGAAAACACAGGAATGGAAGTTGTAGAAGAAgacatagaaataaaaattgtagaaaaggACACAGAAATTGAgactgtaaaagaaaatgcagaaatggaaattttaaaagaaaacacagAATCAGAAAtacatgaaaaagaaattgtagaGGGTAATACAGAAACAGACATTGTTGAGAGTAAcacagaaacaaaaactgtaGAAGAAAACACAGAagcagaaataaatgaaacaaaaattgtagaagAAAACACAGAagcagaaataaatgaaacaaaaattgtagaagAAAACACAGaagcagaaataaataaaacaaaaattgtagaagAGAACACTGAAATAGAAAATGCAGAAGGGAAAGCAGAAACAGAAATTGTAGAAAGAAAATCAGAAGCAGAAATTTTAGAAGGAAacactgaaataaaaaatgcagaAGAGAaagcagaaataaaaattgtagaagGAAACACAAAAGTGGACAAACATGAAGAAACTATAGAGTTTATGGATACACAAGACGAAAGTAGTGATTCAAAAATAAGTATAcctgaagaaaatataaagagCCAAGAAGATGAGGAACACATGCATAATTTAGATgtccaaaataatttaaataataataacacattAAATACAGAATCAAATGATGtagtaaatacaaataatgatATGGAATTGACTcaaaaggaaaatgaaatagaaacagAGTCTGGACAGACAGAAGATGAACCTAGAATCAGTGAATGCCAACAGTTGGATTCACAGCACACAAAGGATAATTTAGAAGTATTGGAACCGTCacaagaaagagaagaaatgAATGTTGAAAAACTGGAAATTACAGAAGTGCAAGAAGATTCTTTGAAGCCGTTAACCGATCAGTTAAactctgaaacaaaaaacgaGAGCCCTGCAACTTTTGTAGAAAATCCTACATTAGACTCCCAAAGCACTTCAAAATTGTCTTTAAAAACTGAAACTTTAGTTAATGATTcaataaatgttgaaaattcagaaattagtATGGACGTACAAACTGAAGATAGCAAAAGCCAGAATGTTGTATCATCTGAAGCTGAGAAAACAGAACCTTCCGATAATGAATTACCAGAGGCAATGGAAACATCGGTTACCGAAGATAAACCTGAAGATGAACTGAAAACATGTACATCTGTATTTTCTGATACAACTTTGAAGCATGATGAACCAATGGAAGTTCAATCAAATTTAGATCTTGTACCTCCAGTAATAGAATCAGTGGCAATTTCAAATACTACAATACCTATAGATACTTCTACTGTCAAAAATGATTCTGAAGACATTATGAGTTCTCCAAAGGAAGATAGCGatagattaaaatttgaaatggaaGTTATAAATACAGAGTCGTCGAAAATTGATGAATGCATTCCTGAAGAGCAAATCAAAGAGCTAAAGGAAGTTCAGGATACAACGGTCGAAGAAATAGAAACtgaagaaattacaaataagGTTGATATTATTGAGCAGCATATAGAATCGAAAGATACAGAAATTCCCAATAAACAAGATACGAATCTTAATCTTCCAGAAGAAAGTAAAGTTGATATACAAACAGTTCCAGATACAGAGGATACTGCTTCTAAAATTCTTGTAGAATATGATCAGTTAACTGAAACTGAAACAAGTAAATCAGAGAAACACGAAGATAGGCCTGATGAAGAAGATTCTGAACAGTTAGTCGAAGATAATATAAAACCTGTAGTACAAGAGGAGGCAGATGTAATAAtggaagaaacgaaagaatctGTGGTTAACGAAGACCAAATTCCTGATTTAAAGTCCGTTATAGAAGATTCATTTATGTCGCAATCAGATTGTAAGAAGATTCTAGTACAACAAGAGAATGTAGAAGAGGAAGATACAGAggaagaattgaatttaactTTAGAACCGGATGAAACTGATATGCAAttggaaattgatcaaaaTAATCTCGTAGAAAAATCAGAAAAAGAAGATGTGGTAGATAGCATAGAACTAACTTGCAAAGAAGACGCACCACCATCTGCTGTAGAAATCGATGATGTTAACGTAGATTCGTTAAATGTAGAAAAGCTTGACGTTCTTGATGAAAATGCTGATAAAACCATAAACTTGGATAACACTGGCGATTCGATGACGATagaagatataaacaaaaatcaagaACTACCGAATAATAAACAGCAGTTAGACGATAGCGATTCAGACGggaatactttaaaaaatattttagaaactagTAGTAACGTAGAAGAGATGTTCACTGGGGAACAGAGTCAAAATACAGAGGACATCGTCAAAAGTATTCTGGACGATGATATCAGAAGCGCAActgattttaaaaacattctaaCCACGGAAGCAAGCGTGGCAAATGAAATAGAACAAGTTTTTCAACAGTCTGCGGATTTGCCATTGGTAGAAGCAGAAATTGAGGAATTATCCGAAAAGTTGCCGCACGATTCAGAGGATATTTTGAACAAAGATATGGAGGATACAATCTCGACGCAAAATATGGACTCCTTGGAAGGATTGCTTGGTTTAGATCTGATGCATGAAGGTGTAGATTCCACGTTAAAAACAGTGGAATCAGAAGAACAAACTCAGGAAGAAACAACTTCTCCAAAGGATGTTGATATGAGTCTCCTGTTGGAACAATCAAATGATGCTCCTGACGTCGTGCAAGCTTCGGATTATATAACAGACGTTATTAGTAGTTGTTTAACAGATAGCAATACACTGTCATTGGAggataatatagaaaaagctGACATAGCTGACGCTATGAACGATAAAATTGAGGAACCAGGG AAGGAATTGGACACGGATACTGGCTTGCCAGAGAACGAGCTCGATATCGACTTTGAGGAAACCCCGTTGGAGTCTGTAGGCGATTTAGAGGAAACCGAAGCCAAGCTGGACTTGGCTCCTGATCTATTGCTGTCAGATGTAGTTGAACAAAGCGAAAATTTGAACGATGGATCGGTCTGCGTAGAAACGTCGCAGCCTAGTTCTGAAATATCCGAGTTGGAATCTGCTGTTAAATTTCTCCAAGAGTCCGAGGAACAAGCCATCGATTCTCCGTTGGTGCTCTCTCCTAAACTGGTAGACAGCGTCGTGAACGACATAGCGAAACAGACGGATACGTCCTCTCTCTTTGTACCCGAGGAATTGTGCGAAGATCCGTCAGAGTTGGTGGTAGAGCTTGAGAGTATCGCGACGGattcgatttcaatttcagaGGCTGAAATCATATCGGAAGCTGCGAAACTGGAGAGCGAGAGAAAGCTAGCGGAACAAGTTAAGCTTGACTCGATGGAGAAGCTCGAGACTGATGACGATAAACTAACCACAGACGAAGAAAAGATCAAGATATCCGAGACTGAAGTTAAATTCGACGAGGACTCCGCGCGGAACGTTGAAACGCTACATTTTGGAAACAATAAGGTGCCTGATATTATACCAATGTTGTCCCAAAATATTCTCAAGGCGTCAGAGACTATCCCCAAGATCTCGATCTTGGAAGAACGTCTGAAGGAGCCTCCTAAAATAGAAATTCCAATCGCGGATATGACGAAAGTTTCGATGTCCCCGACAACTTCCAAGGACAGTCTCCTCATCTCGAAGGATGCGAAGTTGATCGCCTATCAGAAGATGTTGGAGTCGCCTAAGATGTCCGAGAGGTTGGAGCCGAAGATAACGGAAACGCCGCGGAAGGACTCGGAGAAGCACGACTTCGAGAACGTGGGCTCGCCAAGgatcattttgaaaatcgcAAAGTCAGCGATTACCGATTGCGGCGAGCCACGATCGCCAAAAAGTCCCAAGATCAGGTCAGCGGCCAATTCGCCTAATCCAGAGGACAGTCCTGGGCAGAAATTGGGAAAGATCAAACTGAAATTGTCGAAGGGTGGTCATCCATCCATAATATCCAACGAGAACATCGAAGACGCTGGTCAGTGGTACTCTGAAGGTTCTTTGTCTCCTATCGGTATGAAGATCAAATTGTCGAAATCTGGAGACGTGTCCATAGTCTCTTCGGAAAAACATGAAACTGACGATTCAAAGGAGCCTAAACACAAATTCGAGGAAGCCAAACGGACGGAATCGCCAATTGGAATGAAGATCAAGCTGTCGAAGAGCGGCGACGCATCCATAGTGCAGCAGGACGCAAAAGACACACAGTCGAAGCACAAAGAGAAGCTGGACATGGTTCAGGGGAGTCCTAAGAGAACGGAATCACCGATTGGAATGAAGATCAAGTTGTCGAAGACCGGAGATGCATCGATAATTCAACCAGAGAGACACGATGCTCAGGAAGAGTACAGAGAGATGCAGTTGCGACCGAAGGATGCATCCTATGACTCTCCCAAGAGGACGGATTCTCCTATCGGGATGAAGATCAAGCTATCGAAGACTGGAGACGCCTCGATCGTTTCCCCGGACATGCCAGACGAAGGCAAAGAGTCGAGCAAGGCGAAGGAGAAAATGGACAATCCGTCTCCTGAAATTCCAAAGAGAACCGATTCCCCGATTGGAATGAAGATCAAGTTGGCCATGACGAAAGGTGGAGCTTCCATAATTCCAATGGAGAATGTAGAGGATACTAAAGAGAAACTAGAGATTCCAGATGTACCTAAGCGAACAGAATCACCGCTGGGGATGAGGTTTAAACTGTCCAAGAGCGGGGACGCATCTATCGTTCATTCGGAAGTCTCGGACGAGAATAAAGATACCAAACAAAAAGAGAAGCCAGAAGGCAAGGATAAAGTGGATACGCATCAAGATACGTTGAAGACGTCCGAAACGCCTTCCGTGATGAAAATAAAGGTGATAAAGTCGGGAGAGACGTCAATGGTCACTCATGAACCCAGCAAAGAATCCGAAGGTGTACACGAATCGTCGATTGGCATGAAAATCAAGCTCTCCAAATTTGGAGATCCGTCTATAGTGCCTTCGGAGAAGCAAGAGCAGTTGGAGGAGTCCAGGCTTCATCAAGAGGCGGCCAAGCGAACGGAGTCGCCCATTGGAATGAAGATCAAACTGTCCAAAACTGGCGATGCTTCCATCATACAGTCTGAAGTGTCCGaggatataaataaaatgatgcGTGCCGACGCAGAACACTCGAAAGCCGCCGACGCTGCTTTAGGGATGAAGATAAAACTGTTGAAGACTGGTGATGCTTCTATAGTGGACACAGAGAAGAAGGAGAGACAGCAGAAACGTCGAGACATTGAATCGCCTTTAGAGATGAAAATCAAGTTGTCCAAAACTGGCCATCCGACGATCGTGGCCTGCGACAATCACGGAGAACCTGCCCATAGGATGAAGGAAGCTTCGGAGCAGTCGCATGGTTTCTCTCACAGGTATAAAGAATCTGTGCAAGCTGCGCACAAAGAGCCTGCGATGAAGATCCTCAAGACCAGTCATCCCTCCATTCTGCAGAGCAATCGGTCAGAATTGACCATCGAGCCGGTGCAAATGTCAGGGAAGAAAGCGGAAGGCGCGTTAGAGATATCCCCTAAACGCAAGGACGTCACGATAGCGCCGATCGAAGCGAAGAAGTCCAAACTAGAGGCTCAGCTCACTCAAATCTTGCCAGAGGTCACTATTCAGCCTGTAGCGACTAGGGATCAGAAACAGTTCGTATTCGATACGAAAACAAGCGCGATCAGCCTTCAGCAAATGAACGTGATCAGTCAAGAGATCAGTATTACCCAGGTCAGACCTTTGAAGCCCTCGGAGACTTCCATGAGCGAGAAACTTAAAGACATCTTAGCCAAGAACACGACTGGTTCTCCGATGAATTCCGACTGCGAGATCATCGAGCATAGGCCAGAATTGATCATAGTGAACGAGAACTCGAACTCTAGCCAGGATGTTGTAATCATAGAGGAAGTTCCACCGACGAGAATGCCGGAGGTAAAGGTGCCCAAGAAGAGAGGTAGACCAAGAAGGAATCCGCTAGCCCAAACGACTGTTCATCCTCCGCCTCATTTGACGCTACCTAGGGATCCTTTGTCTCTGGAGGATCCGCATCAGATGCAACAACCACAAATCCCACGTTTCGAATCCAGGGAGAACGAGAGGCCTAGAAGGACTTGCAGGAGTCAGAAGAGCTATGCGCCCCCTAAAAGAGGTAGAGGACGTG GTCGTGGAAAGCGAAAATTGGACAGCGTGGATCTTCAGATGATAAAGAAGCCTAGAATGGATCAAGATTTAACCGCGATAGAAGCTTCGACCACGGCTGTAATAACGATAGACGATCCTCCGATGCAGCAACAGCCCTTTGGTAAATCCCCAGAATTATACAAAGTTCTTAAGCAACCAGCGATGGACGCCAAGGTTAAAACATCCAGAGTCGAGAAGAAGGGTGTAGGACGAAAGAGCGACGAACGAAAGAATGCCAATGCAGCGAAGAGTACTCTTCCAGATTCTACGACTATGCAGTTAGAAACAGGCAAAGTATCGGAAATGCATATGCAAGGGATCAGAGTACCGGAAGTAAGCAAAGAAGGACGATTAGAAACTTCTGAGATGATGCCTAGACCGATGACGAACGACTCTAAAGATAACGTGAAAGATAAGAAGTTGTCAGAACCAAGCCCTGAAAAAGCAGGAAAAACCGCATTGAAGTCAGTTGGCGAGGAAAGATCTGATAAGACAACCGAGAATGTTAAGACGGAAAATAAAGAGACGTTAGTACCTCCAGAGCATTTGAATTGGTTAACGCCAACTTCGAAACGACCGGTAGAAAATGTGTCCACGGTACAGGTGATCGATGAGGAAACGAGAATGAGTGCGGAATCGGGCTCGAGATCTCAAACTCCGGCTAGGAATATTTCTGCACCAG CATCTGAAACTATAGTCAATGAGGAGTCTCAAGGAAGTGTACTTAGTACTGCAACTACAGAATCAGAAAAAGTGAAggtgaaaaatcgaagaatggaaattaattttgacccAGATGAAGGGCCATTTACTGTCGATAAGATTGCTGAATACGAATGGCCACTTGATCGTAAAGGTGAAACCATCATGATACAGGAACAAATATCACAGTATCTTGGTGTAAAGTCTTTTAAGAGAAAGTATCCAGATTTGAAGCGCAGAGTGGTGGAtatggaagaaagaaattatttgagaGAAAATGGATTGGTTAGCGAAGCAATGTGTGATATGG gTTTAACTGCTATTTGCAGTTCAGAAGTTTTAGATGTAATGTGCAGTGATTTTCCTGATCAGTATgaagaatatagaaaacatatgCGAGAAAAGCAGGTGAAAGAACATTccaagaaacaaaaagaattaacAGCAGCTGCAAATGCagagaaaaatagaatcgaTCTGGCAGAAATGGCAGTTCAATCTGCGTTATCTTGGAATATTAGTTTGAACAAAGCTCGCAGAGAGAATAGAAAATGTAGCTTAGATTTACAGACCTTTACAGTACACGTGCCAAAGAAGCAACAGAAAGTTGAAACTGAACGTAAAGTCGGACACTATCCCGTAGCTCTGATACCAGGTCAATACACAGATTATTATCGCGAATATACCCCAGCTGAATTGCGATATTACCCTTTGAATACCGTCCTCTACGGTCCTATGAGACCAAACGAACGTAAATTTGATAGTCAATCGGAAGGATCTCAGAGTGACAGTGACAGCGATTCGTCATCGGACGATTCAAG TTCATCTTCTAGCGAGGGAACACAAGACACCGAAGGTTCTCAATCCACAATGGACGAAGTGGATATGGAGATCGTAAAGGaggaagtaaaattaaaatgcaaaatgtGCTTAAAAGCTTTAAACAAACACAGcaagaatgaattattaatacaatgtGGCACGTGCCACGGACATG TTCATCCGTCGTGTATAGACTTAACGTTAGACATGGTTCCTCACATTCAATCATACGCATGGCAATGTACTGACTGCAAAACTTGCGCCCAATGCCATGATCCCGCGGACGAAGATAAAATGCTCTTCTGTGATATGTGTGACAGAGG ATATCATATATACTGTGTCGGACTTCGACGTGTACCCCAGGGGAGATGGCACTGTCAAGAATGTGCCGTTTGCGCGAATTGTAGTTCGAGAGAACCTGGAGGCATGAATTCTGACAGAAACAGTGTTGCTCAATGGCAACACGAATATAAAAAGGGTGACAAAAATACTCGTGTCTATGTCTCAACGCTATGCGTTCCGTGTTCAAA GCTATGGCGAAAGGGTCGCTATTGTCCGCACTGCAGTCGCTGTCATACTGCCCCAAGACTCGACCTGGAAGCGAATCTAGTGCATTGCAGCGCATGTGACAAATATCTGCACTTAG GTTGCGTGGAGACCAAGGGAATGCTATTAGACCGGAAAAATTATCTGTGTGATTTCTGTGCACCAAATCGTCAACAAGTGGTGAAGCCATTAGTATCAAAAACATTGAGAACATAA